In the Pseudomonas orientalis genome, one interval contains:
- a CDS encoding DMT family transporter, which yields MDTAVRRGMWEMIAAMLISGTIGWFVLVSGVSVIEVVFWRCLIGALALLLVCALLGYLRLDLLGWARFGLAVLSGVAIVGNWLLLFESYARASIAISTAVYNVQPFILVMLAAVFLGEPITLRKITWLSVAFLGMLAIVTAHGEQQGGGDYLTGIALALGAAFLYAVAALIIKQLKAVPPHLMALIQVTTGAVLLAPLVPWDHLPASTGAWAALATLGLVHTGLMYVLLYGAIQKLPTAMTGALSFIYPIAAIFVDWIAFGHRLGWLQWLGVAAILLAAAGLQRGGWWPRNLGRSELAREERKDAAC from the coding sequence ATGGATACCGCTGTCCGTCGCGGAATGTGGGAAATGATCGCCGCCATGCTGATCTCCGGCACCATCGGCTGGTTTGTGCTGGTGTCCGGCGTGTCGGTGATCGAGGTGGTGTTCTGGCGCTGTCTGATCGGCGCGCTGGCGCTGTTGCTGGTGTGCGCCTTGCTCGGTTACCTGCGGCTGGACTTGCTCGGTTGGGCCAGGTTCGGGCTGGCGGTACTCAGCGGCGTGGCCATTGTCGGCAACTGGCTGCTGCTGTTCGAATCCTACGCGCGCGCTTCAATCGCCATCAGTACGGCGGTGTACAACGTGCAGCCGTTCATTTTGGTAATGCTGGCGGCAGTGTTTCTCGGTGAGCCGATTACCTTGCGCAAAATCACTTGGCTGAGCGTGGCGTTCCTGGGCATGCTGGCGATTGTCACCGCCCATGGTGAGCAGCAGGGCGGCGGCGACTATCTGACAGGCATCGCCCTGGCCCTGGGCGCTGCTTTTCTGTACGCGGTTGCCGCGCTGATCATCAAGCAGCTCAAGGCGGTGCCGCCGCATTTGATGGCGCTGATCCAGGTGACCACCGGTGCCGTGTTGCTGGCACCGCTGGTGCCCTGGGACCATTTGCCCGCGTCGACCGGTGCCTGGGCGGCGCTCGCAACCCTGGGCCTGGTGCACACGGGTTTGATGTATGTGTTGTTGTACGGGGCGATACAAAAGCTGCCGACCGCAATGACCGGCGCCTTGTCGTTCATCTATCCGATTGCGGCGATTTTCGTCGACTGGATTGCGTTCGGACATCGTCTCGGATGGCTGCAATGGCTGGGTGTGGCGGCGATTCTGTTGGCGGCGGCGGGGTTGCAGCGGGGCGGGTGGTGGCCCCGTAACCTCGGTAGGAGCGAGCTTGCTCGCGAAGAACGTAAGGACGCCGCGTGTTGA
- a CDS encoding Lrp/AsnC family transcriptional regulator, with protein sequence MIDTIDQQLIAALMDDSRLSLKALAGITGLSSPSVGERLRRLEERGVLTHYTVDIDPKHFGYLLQAIVRIRPLPGKLQEVERQIQAIPEFTECDKVTGEDCFIARLHVRTMDQLDSLLDRINGYAETNTAIVKKTPVKRRLPPLAD encoded by the coding sequence GTGATTGACACCATCGACCAGCAACTGATCGCCGCCTTGATGGATGACTCGCGCCTGTCTCTCAAGGCCCTGGCCGGCATCACCGGGCTGTCTTCGCCGAGCGTCGGCGAACGCTTGCGCCGCCTGGAAGAGCGCGGCGTACTGACCCACTACACCGTCGATATCGACCCCAAACATTTCGGTTACCTGCTGCAAGCCATCGTGCGCATCCGTCCCCTGCCCGGCAAGTTGCAGGAAGTGGAACGCCAGATCCAGGCAATCCCCGAATTCACCGAATGCGACAAGGTCACCGGCGAAGACTGCTTCATCGCCCGCCTGCATGTGCGCACCATGGATCAGTTGGACAGCCTGCTGGACCGAATCAACGGGTATGCCGAAACCAACACCGCCATCGTCAAGAAAACCCCGGTGAAGCGGCGGTTGCCGCCGTTGGCCGACTGA
- a CDS encoding sensor histidine kinase, with translation MDTPLPDPPQSRAEKIVEFKRQKTLLKTGALQDAIFNSAYFSSIATDEKGVIQIFNVGAERMLGYAAADVLNRITPADISDPAELITRAAALSLELDTPITPGFEALVFKASRGIEDIYELTYIRKDGSRLSAMVSVTALRNRHDTIIGYLLIGTDNTARKQEEAERKGFERALEEKNLELEHANHMKSEFLATMSHELRTPLNAVIGFSEALKDGLVGDLSEIQREYIGDIFTSGQHLLALINDILDLSKVEAGMMDLELEPVELAGLLANSLLIVREKAALQRIQLTLDNPQDFGWLQLDLRKTKQIVYNLLANAVKFSEHGSTVTLVVREVGRDQVGLIPGDWPVQGFTLPPGSHPAFLELSVSDTGIGIAPDDMGKLFKAFSQIDSSLARKFEGTGLGLAMVKQLTELHGGSVAVASREGLGARFVVWLPLHRIPEAAWPQS, from the coding sequence ATGGACACCCCTCTACCCGACCCGCCCCAATCACGCGCTGAAAAAATCGTTGAGTTCAAGCGCCAGAAAACCTTGCTCAAGACCGGCGCGCTGCAGGATGCGATCTTCAACAGCGCGTATTTCTCCAGCATCGCCACTGACGAAAAAGGTGTGATCCAAATCTTCAACGTCGGCGCCGAACGCATGCTCGGTTATGCCGCTGCCGATGTACTCAACCGCATCACCCCCGCCGACATCTCCGACCCGGCCGAACTGATTACCCGCGCCGCCGCTCTGAGCCTGGAACTCGATACGCCGATCACGCCGGGTTTCGAAGCCCTGGTCTTCAAGGCCTCCCGTGGCATCGAAGACATCTACGAACTGACCTATATCCGCAAGGACGGCAGTCGCCTGTCGGCCATGGTCTCGGTGACGGCCCTGCGCAACCGGCATGACACGATCATCGGTTACCTGCTGATCGGCACCGACAACACCGCGCGCAAGCAGGAAGAAGCCGAGCGCAAAGGCTTTGAACGCGCCCTGGAGGAAAAGAACCTGGAGTTGGAACATGCCAACCACATGAAGTCCGAATTCCTCGCCACCATGTCCCATGAACTGCGCACGCCGCTGAACGCGGTGATCGGTTTTTCCGAGGCGCTCAAAGACGGGCTGGTAGGCGACTTGAGCGAGATCCAGCGCGAATACATCGGTGATATCTTCACCAGCGGCCAGCATTTGCTTGCGTTGATCAACGACATCCTCGACCTGTCCAAAGTCGAGGCCGGGATGATGGACCTTGAACTGGAACCCGTGGAACTGGCCGGCCTGTTGGCCAACAGCCTGTTGATCGTGCGTGAAAAAGCCGCCCTGCAGCGCATCCAGTTGACGCTGGACAATCCGCAGGATTTTGGCTGGCTGCAACTGGACCTGCGCAAGACCAAGCAGATCGTCTACAACCTGCTGGCCAATGCCGTGAAATTCAGCGAGCACGGCAGCACCGTGACTCTGGTGGTGCGTGAAGTCGGGCGTGACCAGGTCGGGCTCATCCCGGGCGATTGGCCGGTGCAGGGTTTCACCCTGCCGCCCGGCAGCCACCCGGCATTTCTCGAGCTGAGCGTGAGCGACACCGGTATCGGCATCGCCCCGGACGACATGGGCAAGCTGTTCAAGGCCTTCAGCCAGATCGACAGCAGCCTGGCGCGCAAATTCGAAGGCACCGGCCTGGGCCTGGCGATGGTCAAGCAATTGACCGAGCTGCACGGCGGCAGCGTGGCCGTGGCCAGTCGTGAAGGCCTGGGCGCCCGTTTCGTGGTGTGGCTGCCGCTGCACCGCATTCCGGAGGCCGCATGGCCACAATCCTGA
- a CDS encoding response regulator, which yields MATILIVEDNEANMRLARLLLITAGHTVQWAADAESGLTLARNEQPALILMDIQLPGMDGLAATRLLKQDPLTAHIPVIALTAMAMKEDREKTRLAGCDAYVTKPLRYKELYQVIDSLLNPPITPPA from the coding sequence ATGGCCACAATCCTGATCGTGGAAGACAACGAAGCGAACATGCGCCTGGCGCGTCTGTTGCTGATAACCGCCGGGCACACCGTGCAATGGGCGGCGGATGCCGAAAGCGGTCTGACCCTGGCCCGTAACGAACAACCGGCGCTGATCCTGATGGACATTCAACTGCCAGGCATGGACGGCCTGGCCGCGACCCGCTTGCTCAAGCAAGACCCGCTCACCGCGCACATCCCGGTGATCGCCCTTACCGCCATGGCCATGAAGGAAGACCGGGAAAAAACCCGCCTGGCCGGCTGCGATGCCTACGTCACCAAGCCCCTGCGCTACAAGGAGCTGTACCAGGTGATCGACAGCCTGCTGAACCCGCCCATCACACCTCCCGCATGA
- a CDS encoding EAL domain-containing response regulator gives METLLQHEGYQTLSASNGEEALQLVAQQPPDLILLDIMMPGMDGYEVATQLKANPVTANIPIIMLSALSESSARVSGLETGAEEFISKPVERVELWLRVRNLLRLKAHGDELKQHSLMLEQQLQQRGGDHAQMNVHDLARQDLENDLRQAVDQQAFALHYQPKVELANGEVCGLEVLLRWDRPGYGAVSPAVFVPILENLGLIVPVGRWVIERVCEQIAAWQSSGLGAIEVSVNVSGHQLIEGDLIADIEHILAHTGVDAHWLEVELTEGSLMENTEHTIAALQRLRAMGVKIAIDDFGTGYSSLAYLRRFPIDTLKIDIAFIREVTTNPQDAAITRTIIELAHSLKLRVVAEGVETQAQLAFLKEAGCDQIQGYLFSRPLPVETLERLLLDRIK, from the coding sequence CTGGAAACCCTGCTGCAGCATGAGGGTTACCAGACCCTGAGCGCGAGCAACGGCGAAGAAGCCTTGCAGTTGGTGGCGCAGCAGCCGCCCGACCTGATCCTGCTGGACATCATGATGCCCGGCATGGACGGCTACGAAGTGGCCACCCAGCTCAAGGCCAACCCCGTCACGGCGAATATCCCGATCATCATGCTGTCGGCCCTGAGCGAATCCAGCGCACGGGTCAGCGGCCTGGAAACCGGCGCCGAGGAGTTCATCAGCAAGCCGGTCGAACGCGTCGAGCTGTGGCTGCGGGTGCGCAACCTGCTGCGGCTCAAGGCCCATGGCGACGAGCTCAAGCAACACAGCCTGATGCTGGAGCAGCAATTGCAACAGCGCGGCGGCGATCACGCCCAGATGAATGTGCACGACCTGGCCCGACAAGACCTGGAGAACGACCTGCGCCAAGCGGTTGATCAACAAGCGTTTGCCCTGCACTACCAGCCCAAGGTCGAGTTGGCCAACGGCGAAGTCTGCGGCCTGGAAGTCCTGCTGCGCTGGGATCGGCCAGGCTACGGCGCGGTATCGCCGGCGGTGTTCGTGCCGATCCTGGAAAACCTCGGGCTGATCGTGCCGGTGGGACGTTGGGTGATCGAGCGCGTGTGCGAACAGATTGCCGCCTGGCAGTCGAGCGGCCTCGGTGCGATTGAAGTGTCGGTCAACGTCTCGGGGCACCAGTTGATCGAAGGTGACCTGATTGCCGATATCGAGCACATCCTGGCCCACACCGGGGTTGACGCTCACTGGCTGGAGGTGGAGCTCACCGAAGGCTCGCTGATGGAAAACACCGAACACACCATCGCCGCCCTGCAACGCTTGCGCGCCATGGGCGTGAAGATCGCCATCGATGATTTCGGCACCGGTTATTCGAGCCTGGCGTACCTGCGCCGCTTCCCCATCGACACCCTGAAGATCGACATTGCGTTTATCCGTGAAGTCACCACCAACCCCCAGGATGCGGCGATTACCCGCACGATCATCGAACTGGCCCACAGCTTGAAGCTGCGGGTAGTGGCCGAAGGGGTGGAGACCCAGGCGCAGTTGGCATTCCTCAAAGAGGCCGGCTGCGATCAGATCCAGGGCTATCTGTTCAGCCGGCCATTGCCGGTGGAAACGCTGGAGCGCTTGTTGCTGGACCGGATCAAGTGA
- a CDS encoding SET domain-containing protein-lysine N-methyltransferase — translation MTTQCTEGALHACDWIFLHGQVLIMAGISPTLTDTRLPLPNPDHPSDAGAPPVLPSEQAAPRSAAKTPLGHLAGALSWPIPPDADEQRRLRLITLNHAHHLGDQPLVMQTRGGVLEFLRYHQPLPAEVGNDPARIIETLVDSPQGQLMGKALQQRLQGIGNPTDYLLAGITLQMDPESIGNPHRHKIAGFDLSNEHYWGLHPCDLVKGLAHHLSAEGKTSAGLADVGAYLLLARSAPQFLINDIPATVKVGSHAWASLTIAAMTIEAQIPGKVPGMAFADVMSTADNARAAAPAITQAVGMATLLDWGVTHGVLTKRNNDDYLFAQLQSVQVTFNAQLQVRLSASSALDKELPTRAGIAREKLIERFGDLGNFFEEKIFSTDQRLGASEQTGLGGSHSLLDIAMMDWPNPRPFKVDALASSLKVDDVHTVLAALNANPRFGVREAFETRFNRAIEQKKSAVTTTVRHLIAQLPLEDRKNVEFGTISFFQEGSYVIGGGFTDRTPGPNKPGLLVKTQRDGALTQAYEINFNKGTIERTALSRAKNQELRTANRVSTTKTFIPRDAADFARATVANDLPPNSFDSQRSRRVGEAFVEHLELDDPAIKEQARGQTTLDKLQGGPKPLSEFLLNLVPFKSAIVNFQKGDYGDGALDLALDVFGFLTAGVAVAGKLIKIGRSALATGAKALRAANVIGVASIEMLNPVSGLGGIASLVGSGGLYLFSKGAKVVNRLRGASGSYDVLKAVSKEYDAAALGSLNVAGQAVEGGAVLKNGHWYAFDADTMRPYGSPLEAFKVETRAIAGEVDIAHLDELSELSHELFGHFKVPDTRIAGLTRNSQGVYVATDGHLSHICHVDSSGEMAVYEVRQVTRTQDGVVQARVYHNNRQTELLVQHVQGDEWRRLGAPGGGQITAEHLRAWEALSPEQQASVTRKGFAKKNHLPQKTFEYYVKPDGQLSSTGVIVRDRPAVTSPIKVNETHLRDWQNMTQVERDEMTLDGFIGLHNLRPTTIRSYVRHNGTLTSKGDALVQAADPTRSNQIADDHLRQWDELFAQVDNLLTSEQFATQRGLNPRSWARLVNADGSLTQDGARRLERARQASAIQASTPMADHLRQWQVLPHEQQQSLTREGFARQKNIHPTVFERYVQPDGQLTATGVAARDRAPNTPFHKVTETHLSAWQNLSQSERDALTFKGFSELYHINPNTFKTHVRQNGTLSPIGMDLQGRTTGVVFNTITDDHFRQWKAHAENLDNRVTQAQFITDNRLNSAIWRVWVNVDGSLKKNASARLERAALGQITHMPSAPMKGITAEHLREWQALQAVQQQSLTRKGFARQKNIRPRVFERYVQPDGQLTDIGVALRDRAPNTPFHKVTETHLSAWQSLSQPEREALTLDGFSELYHINPNTFKTYARQDGIPSQAGIELLGRAAGVPPETITDDDLRLWKAHLENPDNPVTQAQFIADNGFHPATWRDWVNPDGSLKKKTLERLERAALVPRTHTPNAPMRVVTAEHLREWEALPAAQQQSLTRQGFTLQKHISRRTFEYYVQPDGKLSSTGVIVRDRATNTPFDRVSDTHITMWIDMTPQARGTMTIEGFAGHHNLNVDTFRTYVRTDGSLKHAGKTLVNRSLLKRPAPAPLDAPQPKVVDLTPHPEAPHGPEAPGPSSVVPPVVIKIEPIVSPPLPRHRIDNTLPILQDPQNPRLSLTQAIEGPIDTIRVTHWNGLLDGLDSATRQRISMQMKASIKDWLRTEGQHQSRFDEILEVVTALDDGGPNRGASVWARRDIAQFEVLGPYAGKYHASEASLFAEQRKQGSRAVLTYLFGTRSGNRSVSALHTGNTLSLINTSQLGTGPAWKSNNVISVAVGKNLTFYVALNDIKKGEELLVDYGPLYNTVPDIAIKPDPVQ, via the coding sequence TTGACCACGCAATGCACCGAAGGCGCGCTGCACGCGTGCGACTGGATCTTTTTACATGGACAGGTACTCATCATGGCGGGCATTTCCCCCACCCTTACGGATACTCGGCTGCCACTTCCCAATCCCGACCACCCATCAGATGCTGGCGCTCCGCCGGTTTTGCCCAGTGAGCAGGCCGCTCCCCGCAGCGCCGCGAAAACACCTCTGGGTCATTTGGCTGGGGCATTGTCGTGGCCGATTCCCCCGGATGCAGACGAACAACGGCGCTTGCGTCTGATCACCCTCAACCACGCTCACCATCTGGGCGATCAGCCGCTCGTGATGCAAACTCGAGGCGGCGTACTGGAGTTCCTGCGCTATCACCAACCGCTGCCGGCAGAGGTTGGCAATGACCCCGCCAGAATAATCGAAACGCTGGTGGACTCGCCCCAGGGCCAACTGATGGGCAAGGCTCTGCAGCAGCGCCTTCAGGGCATCGGCAACCCCACGGATTATCTGCTGGCCGGCATCACCCTCCAGATGGACCCGGAGTCGATCGGCAATCCCCATCGCCACAAAATAGCTGGCTTCGATCTGTCCAACGAGCACTACTGGGGCCTGCACCCGTGCGACCTGGTGAAGGGGCTCGCCCATCACTTGAGCGCCGAAGGCAAAACCAGCGCCGGCCTTGCGGACGTCGGGGCTTACCTGTTGCTGGCCAGGTCGGCGCCGCAGTTTCTGATCAACGATATTCCGGCGACAGTCAAAGTCGGCAGCCACGCCTGGGCAAGCCTGACCATCGCAGCAATGACGATCGAGGCCCAGATCCCTGGAAAAGTCCCTGGAATGGCCTTTGCCGATGTCATGAGCACGGCCGACAACGCCCGTGCAGCGGCCCCCGCGATAACCCAAGCCGTTGGAATGGCGACGTTGCTCGATTGGGGCGTTACCCACGGGGTGCTGACGAAAAGAAACAACGACGACTATCTCTTCGCACAACTCCAATCTGTGCAGGTCACGTTTAACGCACAGCTTCAAGTCCGGCTCTCTGCCTCCAGCGCGCTGGACAAGGAACTGCCCACGCGCGCGGGCATCGCCCGGGAGAAACTGATCGAACGTTTTGGTGATTTGGGCAACTTTTTCGAGGAGAAAATCTTCAGCACGGATCAACGCCTGGGGGCTTCCGAGCAAACGGGACTTGGGGGGAGCCATTCTCTATTGGATATCGCCATGATGGACTGGCCCAATCCCAGACCCTTCAAAGTGGACGCCCTCGCCAGCTCACTCAAGGTCGATGATGTGCACACCGTGCTGGCGGCATTGAATGCCAACCCCCGGTTTGGCGTGCGGGAGGCATTTGAAACGCGCTTTAACCGCGCAATTGAGCAGAAAAAATCCGCTGTCACTACTACGGTCAGGCACTTGATCGCTCAACTGCCCTTGGAAGACCGGAAAAACGTCGAGTTCGGCACTATCAGCTTTTTTCAAGAAGGCTCCTATGTCATCGGTGGGGGATTTACCGACAGAACCCCTGGCCCGAACAAACCGGGGTTGCTGGTCAAAACCCAGCGTGACGGCGCTCTCACCCAAGCCTATGAAATCAACTTCAACAAGGGCACGATAGAACGCACGGCCTTATCCAGAGCGAAAAACCAAGAGTTACGTACGGCTAATCGGGTTTCCACCACCAAAACGTTCATACCCCGTGACGCGGCTGATTTCGCGCGCGCAACCGTTGCAAACGACTTGCCTCCCAACAGCTTCGACAGTCAGCGGTCCCGCCGGGTGGGTGAGGCCTTTGTCGAACACCTTGAACTCGACGACCCTGCCATCAAGGAGCAGGCTCGCGGGCAGACCACTCTGGACAAACTCCAGGGCGGACCCAAACCCCTGAGTGAGTTTTTGTTGAACCTGGTCCCCTTCAAATCCGCCATCGTCAATTTTCAGAAGGGCGATTATGGCGACGGGGCGCTTGATCTCGCATTGGATGTATTCGGCTTCCTCACTGCAGGTGTCGCCGTTGCGGGAAAATTGATCAAGATCGGGCGTTCTGCCCTGGCCACCGGCGCCAAGGCGTTAAGGGCGGCCAATGTGATTGGCGTCGCGAGCATCGAGATGCTCAACCCCGTCAGTGGGTTGGGAGGGATAGCCAGTCTTGTGGGCAGCGGTGGCCTTTATCTGTTCTCCAAAGGCGCCAAGGTCGTCAACCGGCTCAGGGGCGCCTCCGGCAGTTACGACGTGCTCAAGGCAGTCAGCAAAGAGTATGACGCCGCAGCACTCGGTTCCCTGAACGTTGCCGGCCAGGCGGTGGAAGGCGGTGCCGTGCTCAAGAATGGCCATTGGTATGCGTTCGATGCCGACACGATGCGACCGTATGGCAGCCCGCTTGAAGCGTTCAAGGTCGAAACCCGGGCTATCGCCGGCGAAGTGGACATTGCCCACCTCGATGAGCTGAGTGAGTTGAGCCACGAGCTGTTTGGGCACTTCAAAGTGCCAGACACCCGCATCGCGGGGCTGACACGCAACAGCCAGGGCGTATACGTAGCGACCGATGGGCACCTGTCGCATATATGCCATGTCGACAGCAGCGGCGAAATGGCGGTGTATGAGGTGCGGCAGGTAACTCGAACGCAGGACGGCGTTGTGCAGGCGCGGGTGTACCACAACAACCGGCAGACCGAGTTGCTGGTCCAGCATGTGCAGGGTGACGAATGGCGACGCCTGGGCGCGCCCGGGGGCGGGCAGATCACGGCTGAGCATTTGCGGGCCTGGGAGGCGTTGTCTCCAGAGCAACAGGCAAGCGTCACTCGCAAGGGCTTTGCCAAAAAGAATCATCTTCCCCAAAAAACCTTTGAGTACTACGTGAAGCCTGACGGGCAGTTGAGCTCCACCGGCGTGATCGTGCGTGATCGCCCCGCCGTTACATCCCCCATCAAGGTGAACGAAACGCATCTGCGCGATTGGCAAAACATGACACAAGTAGAGCGTGACGAAATGACCTTGGACGGATTTATCGGTCTTCATAATCTTCGGCCGACGACGATCAGGTCGTATGTGCGTCACAATGGCACCCTGACGAGCAAGGGTGATGCGCTGGTCCAGGCGGCCGATCCCACCAGAAGTAACCAGATAGCCGATGATCATTTACGTCAGTGGGATGAGCTTTTCGCGCAGGTGGACAACCTATTGACGTCAGAGCAGTTCGCGACCCAGCGAGGGCTCAACCCACGTAGCTGGGCAAGGCTCGTTAACGCCGATGGTTCGTTGACGCAGGACGGCGCGAGGCGTTTGGAGCGGGCACGACAGGCCAGCGCAATTCAGGCCTCAACCCCCATGGCTGATCATTTGCGCCAATGGCAGGTGCTGCCCCATGAACAACAGCAAAGCCTTACCCGAGAGGGTTTTGCCCGACAGAAAAACATCCACCCGACAGTTTTTGAGCGCTACGTGCAACCCGATGGTCAACTGACCGCTACCGGCGTGGCGGCGCGCGACCGGGCGCCCAACACGCCCTTCCATAAGGTGACTGAAACCCACCTCAGTGCCTGGCAGAATTTGTCACAGTCTGAGCGTGACGCCTTGACCTTCAAAGGGTTTTCCGAGCTTTATCATATCAATCCAAATACGTTCAAAACCCATGTGCGGCAAAACGGTACCTTGAGTCCAATCGGCATGGATTTGCAGGGCAGGACGACCGGTGTCGTCTTCAATACGATTACCGATGACCATTTTCGTCAGTGGAAAGCGCATGCCGAAAACTTGGATAACCGGGTCACGCAAGCGCAGTTCATAACTGATAACAGACTCAATTCAGCTATCTGGAGAGTGTGGGTCAATGTTGATGGCTCCTTGAAAAAAAACGCCTCGGCGCGTCTTGAACGCGCTGCACTGGGTCAGATAACCCATATGCCGAGCGCGCCCATGAAAGGGATCACGGCTGAACATTTGCGCGAGTGGCAGGCGTTGCAGGCGGTGCAACAGCAAAGCCTTACCCGTAAGGGCTTTGCCCGGCAGAAAAATATCCGCCCGAGAGTCTTTGAGCGCTACGTGCAACCCGATGGTCAACTGACCGATATCGGCGTGGCGCTACGCGACCGAGCGCCCAACACGCCCTTCCATAAGGTGACGGAAACCCATCTCAGTGCCTGGCAAAGTTTGTCACAGCCGGAGCGTGAGGCTTTGACCCTCGACGGGTTTTCCGAGCTCTATCATATCAATCCGAATACGTTCAAAACTTACGCGCGGCAAGACGGTATCCCGAGTCAAGCTGGCATAGAGTTGCTGGGCAGGGCGGCCGGTGTGCCCCCTGAGACGATTACCGATGATGATCTTCGTCTGTGGAAAGCACACTTGGAGAACCCGGATAACCCGGTCACGCAAGCGCAGTTCATAGCAGACAATGGGTTCCATCCAGCCACCTGGAGAGACTGGGTTAATCCTGATGGTTCCTTGAAAAAAAAGACCTTGGAGCGCCTTGAGCGCGCCGCCCTGGTCCCAAGAACCCATACGCCGAATGCGCCCATGAGAGTCGTCACGGCTGAACATTTGCGCGAGTGGGAGGCGTTGCCTGCTGCGCAACAGCAAAGCCTTACCCGTCAAGGCTTTACCCTCCAGAAACATATATCCCGTAGAACTTTTGAATACTATGTGCAGCCTGACGGCAAATTGAGCAGTACCGGCGTCATTGTGCGCGACCGTGCTACCAATACACCGTTTGATCGCGTGAGCGATACCCATATCACTATGTGGATCGATATGACCCCGCAGGCGCGTGGAACCATGACCATCGAAGGTTTCGCCGGTCATCACAATCTTAATGTGGATACGTTCAGGACGTATGTACGGACTGATGGCAGCCTGAAGCATGCCGGCAAAACGCTGGTGAATCGATCACTATTAAAACGACCTGCGCCGGCCCCTTTGGACGCGCCGCAACCGAAGGTTGTGGATCTGACTCCGCACCCCGAGGCGCCCCACGGCCCAGAGGCCCCGGGTCCATCTTCCGTCGTCCCGCCCGTCGTGATCAAGATTGAGCCCATTGTGTCGCCGCCATTACCTCGCCATCGAATCGACAACACGCTGCCGATTCTTCAGGACCCGCAAAACCCCAGGCTCAGCTTGACCCAAGCCATTGAGGGCCCCATCGATACGATCCGCGTCACCCACTGGAATGGCTTGCTTGATGGGCTCGATAGTGCCACCAGGCAGCGGATTTCCATGCAAATGAAAGCGTCGATCAAAGACTGGCTGCGTACCGAAGGCCAGCACCAGTCACGGTTTGATGAAATCCTTGAGGTGGTCACGGCGCTCGATGACGGCGGGCCAAATCGCGGTGCGTCGGTGTGGGCGCGGCGCGACATCGCCCAGTTTGAAGTCCTTGGCCCGTATGCGGGCAAATACCATGCATCAGAAGCGTCACTGTTCGCGGAACAACGCAAGCAAGGCTCTCGGGCGGTGCTGACTTACCTGTTCGGCACCCGTTCCGGCAATCGTTCGGTCAGTGCGCTGCATACCGGCAACACCTTGAGCCTGATCAACACATCGCAATTGGGCACGGGGCCTGCGTGGAAGTCGAATAATGTCATCTCCGTCGCGGTAGGAAAAAACCTGACGTTCTACGTGGCGCTGAACGACATCAAGAAGGGCGAGGAGTTATTGGTGGACTATGGACCGCTCTATAACACCGTGCCTGATATCGCGATCAAGCCGGACCCGGTCCAGTGA